One Engystomops pustulosus chromosome 7, aEngPut4.maternal, whole genome shotgun sequence DNA window includes the following coding sequences:
- the INTS3 gene encoding integrator complex subunit 3, protein MEQKSKGKLLLSTSLDAKDELEERLERCVALVTSMTAGVSEREANDALNAYVCKGASQHEEVCLGLFTLVLSEPAQAQKCYRDLALVSRDGMNIVLNKINQLLMEKYLKLQDTCRTQLVWLVRELVKSGVLGADGVCMTFMKQIAGGDISAKNIWLAESVLDILMEQREWVMKSSILIAMSVYTYLRLLVDHHGTPQLLSLRQKEVEFCTMLLRDRFMDCFMIGRDLVRLLQNVARVPEFESIWKDMLHNPQALNAQFTGILQLLQSRTSRKFLACRLTPDMETKLLFMTSRVRFGQQKRYQDWFQRQYLSTPDSQSLRCDLIRYICGVVHPSNEVLSSDILPRWAIIGWLLTTCTSNVAASNAKLALFYDWLFFSPEKDSIMNIEPAILVMHHSMKPHPAITATLLDFMCRIIPNFYPPLEGHVRQGVFSSLTHIMEKRVLAHLAPLFHNPKLDKELRSMLREKFPEFCNLPSPASEIKAEEPVSMEMDSSLADKEESCYDTAEAAFSDDDEEINSKSADNGKKREFRFHPIKEPIIEEPVDITPYLEQLEEPLREKVVSLQKESDMESQCELMQDIVEQILEDDFDAEQLSVLASCLQELFKAHFRGG, encoded by the exons AGGCTGGAGCGCTGTGTGGCGCTGGTGACCTCCATGACCGCTGGCGTTTCGGAGAGAGAGGCCAATGATGCGCTCAACGCTTAC GTCTGTAAAGGAGCCAGTCAGCATGAGGAGGTGTGCCTGGGGCTCTTCACCCTGGTGCTGTCCGAGCCCGCACAGGCGCAGAAG TGTTACCGGGATTTGGCCCTCGTCAGCCGCGATGGGATGAACATCGTCCTCAACAAGATCAACCAACTCCTGATGGAGAAGTACCTGAAGCTGCAGGACACGTGCCGCACACAg TTGGTGTGGCTGGTGCGGGAGCTGGTGAAGAGCGGCGTCCTGGGGGCTGACGGGGTCTGCATGACCTTCATGAAGCAGATCGCAG GGGGCGACATATCTGCTAAGAATATCTGGCTGGCGGAGAGCGTCCTGGATATTCTGATGGAGCAGAG GGAGTGGGTGATGAAGAGCAGCATCCTCATCGCCATGTCTGTGTACACCTACCTGCGGCTCCTCGTTGACCACCATGGGACCCCCCAGCTCCTGTCACTGAGGCAGAAAGAGGTGGAGTTCTGTACCATGCTGCTGCGAGACCGG TTTATGGATTGCTTCATGATTGGTCGGGATCTGGTGCGGCTGCTGCAGAACGTGGCTCGTGTTCCCGAGTTTGAATCCATATGGAAGGACATGCTGCACAACCCGCAGGCCCTCAACGCCCAATTCACAG GAATCCTGCAGCTCCTGCAATCCCGCACATCCCGCAAGTTCCTGGCCTGCCGGCTGACCCCCGACATGGAGACCAAGCTCCTGTTCATGACCTCACGG GTGCGTTTCGGGCAGCAGAAGAGGTACCAGGACTGGTTCCAGCGGCAGTACCTCTCCACCCCGGACAGCCAATCCCTGCGCTGCGACCTGATCCGGTACATCTGCGGGGTGGTTCACCCGTCCAATGAGGTCCTGAGCTCGGACATCCTCCCCCGCTGGGCCATCATTGGCTggctcctcaccacctgcact TCTAATGTGGCCGCCTCTAACGCCAAGCTGGCGCTCTTCTATGATTGGCTCTTCTTCAGCCCGGAGAAGGATAGCATCATGAACATCG AGCCGGCCATACTAGTGATGCATCACTCCATGAAGCCGCACCCCGCCATCACCGCCACATTGCTGGATTTTATGTGCCGG ATCATCCCCAACTTTTACCCACCACTAGAGGGACACGTCAGACAAGGGGTATTCAGCTCCCTCACCCACATCATGGAGAAGAGAGTCCTGGC ACATCTGGCTCCGCTCTTCCATAACCCCAAGTTGGATAAGGAGTTGCGCTCGATGCTGAGGGAGAAGTTCCCGGAGTTCTGTAACCTGCCGTCTCCAGCCTCAGAAA TAAAGGCGGAGGAGCCCGTTTCCATGGAGATGGACAGCAGTCTGGCAGACAAGGAGGAGAGCTGCTACGACACAGCGGAGGCCGCGTTCAgtgacgacgatgaggagatcaACAGCAAAAGTGCAGACAACG GGAAGAAGAGGGAGTTCCGCTTCCACCCCATCAAGGAGCCGATCATAGAGGAGCCGGTGGACATCACCCCGTACCTGGAGCAGCTGGAGGAGCCCCTGAGGGAGAAGGTTGTGTCCCTGCAGAAGGAGAG TGACATGGAGTCGCAGTGTGAGCTGATGCAGGACATCGTGGAGCAGATCCTGGAG GACGACTTTGACGCGGAGCAGCTGTCGGTGCTGGCATCCTGTCTGCAGGAGTTATTTAAGGCGCACTTCCGGGGCGGA